In the genome of Monodelphis domestica isolate mMonDom1 chromosome 2, mMonDom1.pri, whole genome shotgun sequence, one region contains:
- the MCL1 gene encoding induced myeloid leukemia cell differentiation protein Mcl-1 isoform X2 yields MLGPFKKNAVIGLNLYCGGAGMGAGGGASGPPSGGRLLASGKGPTVESTPPQRDGGEVETGTAGAGLIGGGIRASPPNPVSPGARGVARPAPIGAEAPDVTTDPMPSLFAPGRCSSAPAEVADGAADVPMCPEEELDGYEPEPPGKRPSRLAVLEIAREGGDSPNGSLPSTPPPAEEDEEEDELYGQSLELISRYLREQAVGTKEAKPLRSGKALETLRRVGDGVQRNHERAFQGGICGILSCTGPRRWHQKCAARLCRCCWSRSWFGISNKIAL; encoded by the exons ATGTTAGGCCCTTTCAAGAAGAACGCCGTCATCGGCCTCAACCTTTACTGTGGCGGGGCAGGGATGGGCGCCGGCGGCGGCGCCAGCGGTCCCCCGTCCGGCGGGCGCCTGCTAGCTTCTGGCAAAGGCCCTACGGTTGAGAGTACTCCGCCGCAGCGCGATGGAGGGGAAGTGGAAACAGGGACGGCGGGGGCAGGGTTGATTGGCGGAGGAATCCGTGCGAGTCCTCCGAATCCTGTCTCGCCGGGCGCCCGGGGGGTCGCGCGGCCCGCACCCATTGGCGCGGAGGCCCCCGACGTCACCACCGATCCGATGCCGAGCCTGTTCGCGCCGGGCCGCTGCTCGTCGGCGCCCGCCGAGGTGGCCGATGGGGCTGCGGACGTCCCAATGTGCCCTGAGGAGGAACTGGACGGTTACGAGCCCGAGCCTCCCGGGAAGCGGCCCTCCCGCCTGGCTGTGCTGGAAATAGCCCGGGAAGGTGGGGACAGCCCGAACGGCTCTTTGCCTTCGACGCCGCCCCCAGCTGAGGAGGATGAAGAAGAGGATGAACTATACGGGCAGTCCTTGGAGCTCATCAGCCGGTACCTTCGCGAGCAGGCGGTTGGCACGAAGGAGGCCAAGCCCCTACGCAGCGGCAAGGCCTTAGAGACCCTGCGACGCGTGGGAGACGGTGTCCAGAGGAACCACGAGAGGGCTTTCCAAG gagGGATTTGTGGAATTCTTTCATGTACAGGACCTAGAAGGTGGCATCAGAAATGTGCTGCTCGCCTTTGCCGGTGTTGCTGGAGTAGGAGCTGGTTTGGCATATCTAATAAGATAGCCTTGTAA
- the MCL1 gene encoding induced myeloid leukemia cell differentiation protein Mcl-1 isoform X1 yields MLGPFKKNAVIGLNLYCGGAGMGAGGGASGPPSGGRLLASGKGPTVESTPPQRDGGEVETGTAGAGLIGGGIRASPPNPVSPGARGVARPAPIGAEAPDVTTDPMPSLFAPGRCSSAPAEVADGAADVPMCPEEELDGYEPEPPGKRPSRLAVLEIAREGGDSPNGSLPSTPPPAEEDEEEDELYGQSLELISRYLREQAVGTKEAKPLRSGKALETLRRVGDGVQRNHERAFQGMLRKLDIKNEEDIKAVSRVATHVFSDGITNWGRIVTLISFGAFVAKHLKSINQESCIDPLAESITDVLVKTKRDWLIKQKGWEGFVEFFHVQDLEGGIRNVLLAFAGVAGVGAGLAYLIR; encoded by the exons ATGTTAGGCCCTTTCAAGAAGAACGCCGTCATCGGCCTCAACCTTTACTGTGGCGGGGCAGGGATGGGCGCCGGCGGCGGCGCCAGCGGTCCCCCGTCCGGCGGGCGCCTGCTAGCTTCTGGCAAAGGCCCTACGGTTGAGAGTACTCCGCCGCAGCGCGATGGAGGGGAAGTGGAAACAGGGACGGCGGGGGCAGGGTTGATTGGCGGAGGAATCCGTGCGAGTCCTCCGAATCCTGTCTCGCCGGGCGCCCGGGGGGTCGCGCGGCCCGCACCCATTGGCGCGGAGGCCCCCGACGTCACCACCGATCCGATGCCGAGCCTGTTCGCGCCGGGCCGCTGCTCGTCGGCGCCCGCCGAGGTGGCCGATGGGGCTGCGGACGTCCCAATGTGCCCTGAGGAGGAACTGGACGGTTACGAGCCCGAGCCTCCCGGGAAGCGGCCCTCCCGCCTGGCTGTGCTGGAAATAGCCCGGGAAGGTGGGGACAGCCCGAACGGCTCTTTGCCTTCGACGCCGCCCCCAGCTGAGGAGGATGAAGAAGAGGATGAACTATACGGGCAGTCCTTGGAGCTCATCAGCCGGTACCTTCGCGAGCAGGCGGTTGGCACGAAGGAGGCCAAGCCCCTACGCAGCGGCAAGGCCTTAGAGACCCTGCGACGCGTGGGAGACGGTGTCCAGAGGAACCACGAGAGGGCTTTCCAAG GCATGCTTCGGAAATTGGATATCAAAAACGAAGAGGATATTAAAGCTGTGTCTCGAGTGGCGACCCATGTTTTCAGTGACGGTATAACAAACTGGGGCAGGATTGTGACTCTCATTTCTTTCGGTGCCTTTGTGGCAAAGCACTTGAAGAGCATAAACCAGGAAAGTTGCATAGACCCGCTAGCAGAAAGCATAACAGATGTTCTGGTCAAGACAAAACGGGACTGGCTGATTAAGCAAAAGGGCTGG gagGGATTTGTGGAATTCTTTCATGTACAGGACCTAGAAGGTGGCATCAGAAATGTGCTGCTCGCCTTTGCCGGTGTTGCTGGAGTAGGAGCTGGTTTGGCATATCTAATAAGATAG